From the Carboxydothermus pertinax genome, the window GGGGTAAAAAATTACTTCTACCTTTTAAAACAGGATTATTTCTGGGGTGCCCTGGGCCGAACATTTTATTTTACAGTGGTTTCGCTGTTAATTGAAATTACTGCCGGAATTCTTCTGGCGCTTCTTTTAAATGCTGATTTTGCTGGAAGAAATATTTTGCGAGTGCTGATAATTCTGCCCTGGGCGTTACCGACAATAGTTAACGGGGCACTCTGGCGCTGGATATTTAATCCCGAATACGGAGCTTTAAATGCTCTTCTGGTAAAGTTAGGTATTATTAATACCTACCAGTCGTGGCTGGGTAAGCCTTTTTTAGCCTTAAATATGGTTATTATAGCCGATGCTTGGAAAATGACGCCGCTGGTAGCGATTTTGCTTCTGGCAGCGTTACAGGCTATCCCCCGGGATTTGTACGAAGCCTGTGAGGTGGATGGAGCAAACAAATGGACGATTTTTCGGGAAGTAATTCTTCCTTACTTGAAACCAACCCTGCTGGTAGTAATTGTTTTACGAACTATGGAAGCGTTTAAGGTTTTTGATATTATCTACATCATGACCCGGGGAGGTCCTGCTAACGGCACGCAGGTAATTACCTATTACGCTTACCAGGAAGCATTTAGCTTTTTACACTTAAGTAAAGGGGCAGCTTTAAGTTACCTTATTTCACTGATTATTTTAGCTCTGGCCATTATCTACAGCCGGCTAATTAAAAATGAGCTTTAACGGAGGAAGCTTATGGTGGTACGGAAAAAATCAGAGAAGATTGCTGCGGCATTAGTGCAGTGGGGCGGATTTTTGCTGGTGACAATGATTATTTTAGCACCTTTTGCCTGGCTATTTATTTCCAGTGTAGCCAGCCAGGCCGACTTGCTTTCTAAACCTTTGAAGTTCTGGCCGGAACATATCGACTTTTCCCGCTATGTCCGGGTGTTTTCGGGAAATACTGCCGATGAAACTGCTTATACTTTTTACCGGGCTATGTTTAACTCCTTTAAAGTTGCCCTGGTGGTGACCGTAATTTCTTTAGTTGCCGGGACAATGGCGGCTTATGCTTTTACCCGGATGCAGGGAAAATTTAAAGATAAACTTTTATATTTATTTATTTATACCTATATGCTGCCGCCAATAGCGATTATCATCCCGATGTTTTTAATTATGAGTAAGCTTGGGCTTTTGGATACAATTTACAGCTTGATAATTGTTTATTCATCTTTTATCACCCCGTTTGTGGTGTGGCTAATGCGGGGATTTCTTGCCACCCTGCCGGTGGAATTAGAAGAAGCGGCAATGGTGGATGGCCTTTCCCGTCTGCAAGCTTTTATTAAAGTAATCTTGCCTTTAGCAGTACCAGGGCTTGTGGCTACAGGTATTTTTGCTTTTTTAATGGCCTGGGATGAGTTTATGTATGCTCTTATTTTTACCTCTTCGCTGGACGCCAAAACAATTTCCGTGGCGATTGCGGAATTTAGCGGTAAAAATGCTGTGGATTATGGCATGATTGCCACGGGTGGGGTACTGGCAGCATTGCCGCCGGTGCTTTTAGCGCTAATTTTTCAGAAATATATTATCAGTGGACTTACAAGTGGTAGTGTGAAAGGTTAGGTGGAAAAGATGTATTTGTGCCTGGAAAATGTGAAAAAAAGCTTTAAAAATAAAGAAGTAGTAAAAAATTTAAATTTAGAAGTGGCAAAAGGAGAGTTTTTGGTACTGGTTGGGCCTTCCGGCTGCGGCAAAACTACCACTTTGCGGATGATTGCTGGCTTAGAAGAAGTATCTTCCGGGAAAATTTATTTGGATGGGCGAGAAATTACCGACCTTCCACCCCAAGACCGGGATGTAGCGATGGTTTTTCAGAGCTACGCTTTATATCCCCATAAAAATGTTTTTGAAAATATTGCTTTTGGGCTTAGAATCAGAAAGCTTCCAGAAAGAGAAATCCGTGCTAAGGTAGAAAAAACAGCGGCAATGCTGGGGTTAAGTGATTTGCTGGACCGCAAACCCAGAGAATTGTCCGGAGGGCAGCGGCAAAGGGTTGCTTTAGGGCGAGCTATTGTCCGGGAACCCAAGCTATTTTTAATGGACGAACCGCTGTCCAATCTTGATGCCAAACTACGGGTCCAGATGCGGGCGGAGATTAAGAAGCTTCAGCAGGATTTAGGGATTACCGTTATTTATGTTACCCATGACCAGGTTGAAGCTATGACCATGGGGGATAGAATCGCGGTTTTCTATGAAGGAGAATTAAGGCAGGTTGACCGATCGGAAGAAATTTACCAGAAACCGGTAGATACGTTTGTGGCAACTTTTATTGGCTCGCCTTCAATGAATCTTTTGCCGGGAGTCTGGGATAATGAACGCAAAATATTTAGAGGAGAAGGCTTTGAAGTACAGTTAAATTTAAATCTTTTATCAGGAGAGTATATTCTGGGAATACGGCCGAACCAGATAAAGCTTGGACCAGATTTGCCACTTAAGGCTTTTGTTGCTTTTAGCGAATACCTGGGCTCAGAGCACTACCACCATGTGTTGCTTGGGCAACAGCGGCTTACGGTGGTAACAACGGAGTCGGGATATACCGGACAGGAAATTAAATTAGCTTTTCCGGAAAAGGCAGTGCATTTTTTTGCTAGGGATACTGGTAGAAGGGTTGAGGTGTCCTATGGAAGTTAAAGTGTTTGCCGACAGGGAAGAACTTTTTAATAAATTGAGCCGGGAGTTTGTTTCCTATTTAAGGGAAAATAAGGACAAACTTATAGTGCTTCCTACCGGTCGTACCCCTTTACCTCTCTATGAAAAGTTATGCCTTTTGCTTGCGGATAGAGAATACCGGAATCAGAATTATTACATTAATCTTGATGAATTTGGTGGTATTAAGCCGGATGATGAGGCAAGCTGCCAGTATTATTTAAGAAAAAACTTTTATGAACCACTGGCAATTTCGGATGAGAGAATTC encodes:
- a CDS encoding carbohydrate ABC transporter permease; its protein translation is MSYFSRTEKKLQVFLLIPVVVVVLGVVIYPLLYTLWLSFNNVDLTHPLENGFVGVKNYFYLLKQDYFWGALGRTFYFTVVSLLIEITAGILLALLLNADFAGRNILRVLIILPWALPTIVNGALWRWIFNPEYGALNALLVKLGIINTYQSWLGKPFLALNMVIIADAWKMTPLVAILLLAALQAIPRDLYEACEVDGANKWTIFREVILPYLKPTLLVVIVLRTMEAFKVFDIIYIMTRGGPANGTQVITYYAYQEAFSFLHLSKGAALSYLISLIILALAIIYSRLIKNEL
- a CDS encoding 6-phosphogluconolactonase; amino-acid sequence: MEVKVFADREELFNKLSREFVSYLRENKDKLIVLPTGRTPLPLYEKLCLLLADREYRNQNYYINLDEFGGIKPDDEASCQYYLRKNFYEPLAISDERILVLTGFVEDIPAVEKKIRNIPRGFCLLGLGVNGHVGMNEPGTVRED
- a CDS encoding carbohydrate ABC transporter permease; protein product: MVVRKKSEKIAAALVQWGGFLLVTMIILAPFAWLFISSVASQADLLSKPLKFWPEHIDFSRYVRVFSGNTADETAYTFYRAMFNSFKVALVVTVISLVAGTMAAYAFTRMQGKFKDKLLYLFIYTYMLPPIAIIIPMFLIMSKLGLLDTIYSLIIVYSSFITPFVVWLMRGFLATLPVELEEAAMVDGLSRLQAFIKVILPLAVPGLVATGIFAFLMAWDEFMYALIFTSSLDAKTISVAIAEFSGKNAVDYGMIATGGVLAALPPVLLALIFQKYIISGLTSGSVKG
- a CDS encoding ABC transporter ATP-binding protein; translation: MYLCLENVKKSFKNKEVVKNLNLEVAKGEFLVLVGPSGCGKTTTLRMIAGLEEVSSGKIYLDGREITDLPPQDRDVAMVFQSYALYPHKNVFENIAFGLRIRKLPEREIRAKVEKTAAMLGLSDLLDRKPRELSGGQRQRVALGRAIVREPKLFLMDEPLSNLDAKLRVQMRAEIKKLQQDLGITVIYVTHDQVEAMTMGDRIAVFYEGELRQVDRSEEIYQKPVDTFVATFIGSPSMNLLPGVWDNERKIFRGEGFEVQLNLNLLSGEYILGIRPNQIKLGPDLPLKAFVAFSEYLGSEHYHHVLLGQQRLTVVTTESGYTGQEIKLAFPEKAVHFFARDTGRRVEVSYGS